From the Spartinivicinus poritis genome, the window GTCGCATGGCTGCATCGACGATTGGAAATCCAGTTTTGCCTTGCTGCCAAGCTTTTAGCAGATCACTGTCATGAGACCAGGGAATAAGTTGAGTTTCCGCTAAAAAAGGCTGGTGTTTAGATACTTGAGGGAATCCGACTAGAATATGTTTATAAAATTCTCGCCAGATAAGCTCATTTATCCAACAAGTAATTCCAGGATTGCCTGAAGCGAATTCCCCTTGATTGGCGCTCCGTGCTGCATGTAAGCATTGTCGAATGGAAATCATCCCGGCAGTTAAATAGGGTGAAAGCTGGCTAGTCGCTGGTTGAGCGGGAAAGTCACGGTTTTCCTGGTAATCTACCACTTTATGGTTGATAAACTGCTGTAACCGTTGTTGGGCTGTCGCTTCTCCTATAGGCCAATGATCAAACAATTTGGTAATGGCTTTATTGCAAAAATCTATGTCAAGATTGTCTTGAACTAATTTTATATTAAGGCTTTTTTGTTTGACTGGGGTCGGAAGGGGCAACCGATTAATCCCTGCTAATTTTTCATAAAGCTTTCGTTTAAATTGAGAAAAGACTTTATAAAAATTACCCGACTGATTTTTTATAGTGCCAGGAGTAAATAACAGCTGGTCGGTAAAGCTTTGGCAAGTTAATTGCGCCTGATGAAAAGACTGATGAACTTGCCGGTCTCGATTGATTTCATTAACCCCGTATTCTTCATTAAAAAACAAACCACGGCATTGATACTGTTTGGCGGTG encodes:
- the phrB gene encoding deoxyribodipyrimidine photo-lyase; its protein translation is MSSSTYLMWFRSDLRVSDNTALYEACSTGQIIAVYLLFPEQWQQHDDSPNKVKFQLAQISNLQQALNKLNIPLLIKKLNHFNEAADFLISTAKQYQCRGLFFNEEYGVNEINRDRQVHQSFHQAQLTCQSFTDQLLFTPGTIKNQSGNFYKVFSQFKRKLYEKLAGINRLPLPTPVKQKSLNIKLVQDNLDIDFCNKAITKLFDHWPIGEATAQQRLQQFINHKVVDYQENRDFPAQPATSQLSPYLTAGMISIRQCLHAARSANQGEFASGNPGITCWINELIWREFYKHILVGFPQVSKHQPFLAETQLIPWSHDSDLLKAWQQGKTGFPIVDAAMRQLVATGWMHNRLRMIVAMFLTKDLMLDWRLGEKFFMQHLIDGDLAANNGGWQWSASTGTDAAPYFRIFNPTSQSKRFDPQGQFIKAFVPELQPIPAKYIHQPQAYLQQNQLHQTYPEPIVDHSLAREQVLTAFKQLKEVKSCLQ